The DNA sequence ACCACTGCGCTCTCCTGTTCGAGGTAGGCGTTGGAGTAGAGCGCTTTCACGATCTGCTCGATGCCGGCCTCCGACGGCAGGAGGACCGCCGCGCCATCCGGGGTCGTGTAGCCCACCGTGGCGGGGCCGAGCGAGAGGAACGCGAGGTCATCCGGGTCCATACCGGCGGCGAGCCTGGCGAAGCCCGGGATCTGGAGGTCGCTGATGTCGGTCTTGATCGTGTTCTTGTAGCTCTTCCAGAGGCTCACCATGTTCTGCGGCTCCGCAAGCAGGTGCAGTTGGGAAGCCTTTTCGAGCACGGCGAGCATGATGCGCTGCTGGCGCGTGATGCGGTCCCGGTCGTCGGAGTTGCGGCGGGTGCGGGCGTAACACAGGGCGTCGCTGCCGTTCATGTGGTGAACGCCGACGCTGAAGACGCACGGGTAGAAGTCACCCAGGCGCTCGGTCTCGGAGTAGAAGGGGTCGTTCACCGCTGTGGGGACGTCGACATCGATGCCGCCCAGCCCGTCGATGACCTTTTTGAAGCCCTCGAAGTCGATGATGACGTAGTAGTGAATCTTGATCTTTAGCAGCCGTTCGACCGTCGCCTTGGCCAGGCCCGGGCCGCCGCCCGGATACCCCATGGTCTCGCCGTAGACCAGCACGGTGTTGATCCGCTCCTTGAACGTCCCACCGCTCTTCGTCGGGATGTCGACCCAGAGGTCGCGGGGCATAGCCAGCCCGCGCGAGGTCTTCGTCGTGGGGTCGATGGTCATCACGAACATGGTGTCGGAGCGGGTGAGGGTACTGCCCTCGATCGGCCGCCGGTCCAGGCCCATCACGAGGATGTTGATGCGGCTGCCGCCGATCTCCGTCGCGTCGCCTGCTTTGTCGATGCCCGGGAGCCGCGCCAGCCCGCCGAGGTTTATCTCGCCGTCGGGGAAGAAGATCTGGTCGACCTGCGTCGCCACGACCAGGGCTGTATAGAATGCGCCGGCGGCGAGCACGAGGATGCCGAAGAGGAAAAGGAACTGGCTTCGGAGACTTGGACGCGAGCTTCTGCGGCGGGGAGAAGGCCGGGACGGCGGCCCTGACGCGTTGGACATCGCACTCACGCTATCGGACGGCGCGAAGGGAAGTCAAGGCGATTAGGCGGCTCCCGGAATAACGCTTTGGTGGAGGACGCGCCTGCCGTGCCTAGCGCGCTGGCCCGGGCCGGCACCCATCTCTGGCCCCTGGAGGCCTGGACTAATTACTCCGAGTCAGATGCGCCCCCGACCCTCTTGGCCAGGTATCCGGGGCCGGGAGTTACTCCGCCGCCCAGTCGCCGGACTTGCCGCCTGATTTCGAGAGCAGGCGGACATCCTGAATCCGTATTCCCCGGTCGACGGCCTTGCACATGTCGTAGACGGTGAGCGCGGCCACGCTGACTGCCGTCAATGCCTCCATCTCCACCCCGGTCTTGCCGGTGGTGCGCACGGTGGCCGTAATTTCGATGGCGCTCTCTGGTTCGCGCGGCTCGAGGTCCACGCTGATACCGGTGAGCAGCAGAGGATGGCACATCGGGATCAGTTCGTGGGTCTTCTTCGCCGCCATGATCCCCGCGACCTGCGCCGTGGTCAGGACGTTGCCCTTCGCGATCTCGCCCGACATCAGCAGGCGCAAGGTGGAGGGCTGCATCAGGACGCGGCCAGCCGCCACAGCAACCCGCGCCGTGTCGTCCTTCGCGCCGACGTCCACCATGCGCGCGCGGCCGCTGTCATCGATATGGGAGAGGCGCCCTTCGCTCATGTCTGGATTGTACGCCCCCGCGGGCCGGCGGGGCCTCCGCTGTCTGCCCCGCTCCGCCCTTTCGGGCTCAGGCGATGACAGGGACGGTCAGTTGACCGTGAGGCAGCACCAGCACGGACCCGGGGAGGCCTTGCGAGCGCGCATCCGCGATTAGCCGCGCCAGGGTCTCCGAAGGGTTGGCGCTGTAGCGCAGGTGCGCAGCCTCGGTCGCCTCACGGCTGAGGCGCGAGTGGAGGTAGACGGCTGCCTTGCGCTGCACCATTGCCTGGACCTGCACCTGCCACTGGTCGTGCCTGGGCGCCTCGGCGCCGAGGATGGAGGCCAGCAGCGCCTCCGGGGACTCGCGCCCGGTGAGAAAGCGGACGTAGTCGTCCGAGCCCAGCCCGTCCTCACAGGCGGCGACCAGCAAAATCGAGCCACCCTCGCGGACGGCCTCGGCGGCCACGGACATCCCCTTCACTGACTGGTAGAGGTTCAGGTCCGCCGGATAGCCCATGTTCGTCACGACGACGATGTCGAAGGGTCCCGGGACCGCCACCGTGTGCTGGCGTGCCGCCTGCTCGATGGCTGCATCGTGGGCCTGGCGCCAGTCGCCGGCGAAGGCGCCCGTGATCCGGCGCTCGCTGTCAAGGGTCACATTGAGGAGGAAGTGCGGCGGGCAGAGGCCGGCGATGGCACGCATCTCGTCGAAGACAGGATTGCCGGCTGCCACGCACCAGCGCGCTCGCGGGTGCGAGAGGTTCTCGGCGCCGTGGTTACTCATCACGATCTCGGCGCCCGCGACCCCGGGCATGACGCCCTTGGCGCCGCCGGAGTAGCCGGCGAACAGGTGCGGCTCCACGAAGCCCGTAACGATGCGCAAGTCAGCCTCGACATACGTCCGGCAGAGCTCGACCGGCGCGCCTCGCGCGCTCCTGCCGACTTCGACGAGCGTCTCCCGGCGACGGGCTTCGTGCTGGACGATGCGGTAGCTTTCCGCCAGGTCTCCGAGCATCTCGCGCAGTTCGGCTTCGGTGTTTGGCCGGTGCAGGCCCGTCCCGTTGAGGATCGTGATGCCGGCGTCCGGGATGCCGGAGGCGTTCAACTCTTCGATCAGCGCTGGCAGCAGCAACCTGTTCGGAACCGGCCGAGTGACGTCGCTTATGACGATCGCCGCAGAGCCGGCTCCTCGCGCCAGGTCGCGTAGCGGGGGGCCGAAGGTGGGCGAGCGCAGCAGCTCGCGCACGGCCCCCTCGGGGTCGGCGAGCGGCGGCACGGCCCTGGGGCGCAGCACGGTGGCAGTGTCCGGCACCTCTACCTCGACCTGGGAGCGCCCGAACGGCAATGGGACGCGCATGGCCGCACCAGAATAGCCCACCAGCGCCAACGACGAGCGCTCGCCCCGGAGGCTCGAGTACGCAAAGCGGCCCGATGGCCTCGCTTGCATGAGCGCTACCGGCCGAAGCGGAGGTGACGCCGGGCGCTGCGTTTCTCGACACCACGTGAGTCCGGCGCTAGGCTGCCCTCGGTGTCCAGGCCCAGCCTCCTTGCCCGCTTCTCCGCCGCCGGAGTGTCGGTGTCCCTCGGCATGTACACGCTCATCGCCGCGGGCATGCTCGCCCTCCTGGTGCTCATACCAGCCGTGGCCTTCGAGACGCCGGAAGTCGCGGGGAGAGAGCAGACGCGCAAGGCGACGGTCCGGCGCGTGCTCGAGGAGCGTCTGCAGGCCGGGCCAAGAGGTACAGAGACCTATCAGCGCCTTGAGCTCGACCTGGATGGCGAGCCTATCCTCATCGAGCGCTCGTTCTTGCCACGGGACGCGCTCGCGATCAAGCCCGGGCCTGGCGACCGGGTGCTTGTCAGCAGGGTGGACGGGCCGGGAGGCCCTGCCTACTTCATCGAGGACTACGTGCGGGAAGGCGGCCTCTGGTGGCTGGCCCTGGCCTTCGGGGCGCTGGTGCTGGTGATCGGGCGCCGGCAGGGGCTGGCGGCGCTCTTCGGCATGGCGATTAGCCTGGCGGTAATCCTGCGCTTCATCATCCCTGGCATCGTCGCGGGTCACGACCCGGTGATCATCTCTGTCGCCGGCGCGGGCGCGATCATGGCCTCGAGTCTCTACATCGCCCACGGGATGAACAGGAAGACCACGACCGCTCTGTTGGGCACAATGCTTGGCCTTGCCATCACGGCCATCCTTGCCCGGTTCAGCATCGAGCTCGTCGCGCTGACCGGCCTCGCAGACGAAGAGTCGGCAACGCTGAACATCATCACCGAGGGCGGGATAAACCCGGAGGGCCTCCTCCTCGCCGGCATCATCATCGGCGCCCTGGGTGTGCTGGACGACGTCACGATCGCCCAGGCCTCTTCGGTCTATGAGATCCGCGCCGCCAACCCCCTGCTCCCGGCCGCCGAGCTCTATCGAAGAGCGATGAACATCGGCCGGGACCACATCGCCTCCACCGTGAACACGCTATTCCTCGCCTACGCTGGCGCGGCGCTGCCGCTTCTGATCATCCTCTCGCTTCAGGCGGAGCCGGCGGGCGTGCTCCTGAACCGCGAGTTCCTGGCGACGGAGATCGCGCGCACCCTGGTCGGCAGCATCGGCATACTGGCTGCCGTGCCCCTAACGACGGCCCTGGCCGCTCTGGCGGCCCGCGCCGGACGGGCGGCAGGTGGCGGCACGGCGCGCGCTACTTCCCTGGCGGCGGACTGACGGCCGGCGTCTCGCGGGGTCTTGCCGGATGGCCTCGGCGGCCAGCTCAGCCGCCGCCTTCGTGACGGCGGTGGTATGATCCCGGCGCCCCGCTAAGCCAAGTGTTGCGCCGGCAGGCGCCTGAGGAGCCAGCCTTGTACAGGGAAAGGTTCAGACTCGATGGCAAGGTCGCGATCGTGACCGGCGGCGGCCGCGGCCTGGGCAAGCAGATGGCGTTGGCGCTAGCCAAGCACGGCGCCGCTGTCGTCGTCGCCGCGCGCACGCAGGCGCAAATCGACGACGTCGCAAAAGAGATCCGCGACCTCGGAGCCAAGTCACTGGCCGTGGCCACCGACATCACGGACCGGAGAGCCTGCTTCGCCCTGATCGACGCCGCGGTCAAGGAGTTCGGGCGGCTGGACGTGATGATGAACAACGCCGGCATCGGTGACCGCCGCCCTGGGCCGCAGGACTTCCTCGACTACCCCTTCGAGAACTGGCTCTACACCTTCGATGTGAACCTCAACGGCACCTACCACTGCACCCAGGCCGCGGGCAAGGTAATGGTGGAGCAGGGGCAGGGCGGCTCCATAATCAACACCTCTTCCGGGACAGCCTTGCGCGGCAACCGCGGCAACGGCGCCTACGGGGCGGCCAAGGCCGCGGTCATCGCCCTGACGAAGACGACCGCGATCAACCTGGCCGAATACCGGATCCGCGCGAATGCAATCGTGCCCGGCTTCGTCGCCCAGAGTCCGCCGCGCAGCCAGGAAGAGCACGACCAGCGCCTTGCCCGAGGCCGCTACATGCCGGTCAGGCGCCTGGGCGAGGCCTGGGAGCTGGGCGCGCTCGCCGTCTACCTGGCGTCGGACGCTTCCAGCTACGTCACCGGGCAGGAGTTCATCATCGACGGCGGCGGACTTGCCGGCGGCTACGCGACGACCGGCTTCGCGCCCGTGGTCGGCGCCTGAGGAGGCAGACGTGACGAACTTCTGGAGCGACGCAAAGCTTGGTCCCGAGGCCTTCGACTTCAGCGGCCGCAACGTGCTCGTCATGGGCGCCGGCTGGAGTGTCGGCAGGGAGGTCGCGCGCGCATTCGCCGAGGCCGGGGCGGACGTCGCCGTGACGACGGCGAGCATGGATGGCGATGAGGTGATGGCCGTCCGCCGGCTCTCGAAAGAGATCGCCGGCATGGGCCGCCGCAGCGCGGAGTACGGCGTCGACATGGCCATCGGCACCAACGTCCAGGTGACAATCCGCCAGATTACGAAGGAGTTCGGCGACATCGACGTCCTCGTCACCGCGCCCGACATGGTTCTCCACAAGCCCGCCGACAAGACGACCGACGCCGACTGGGCGCGCGTCATCGCCGTCAACCTAGGCGGTGTCTTCTACGCCTGTCGCGGCGTCGGCAAGGAAATGCTCTCGCGCGAGTTGCCGCCGGGCCGCGAGCGAAACCGCGGCCGCATCATCTGCATCGCTTCGGCGCTCGGCATCCGCGGCCTCGCGAACACGGCGGCCTACGGGGCCGCGAAGGCGGGCGTCCACAGCCTCGTGCGCTCGCTGGCCCAGGAGTGGGGTGACAGGGCGATAACCGTGAACGGCATCGCGCCTGCCTGGCTGGAAGACACGCCGGGCCTGGGCGACCCTACGCCCGAAGTCAACCAGTTGGTGCGCTACATCCCTTACCGCCGTCCCGGCCGCGCCGATGAGGTAGCGCCTCTGGCGCTCTGGCTCGCTTCCGACGCCTCGGGCTACGTGACCGGCCAGGTCATCGCCGTCGATGGCGGCCTCCTCTGCCATCTCTAGCGCGGCGACGGGCGAGGACGAGTCGCTTGGGGCTCCCGCGCTACGCCGCGACGCGCTACGTGCTGCCCCTGCGCGAGGGTGGCTCGCTGCCCGCAATCGTCGATACGGACGAGCCCGGGCAGTTCGTGGTCAAGTTCCGTGGCGCCGGCCAGGGGCCGCGGGCGCTGGTCGCCGAGGTGATAGCGGCCGGACTCGCCCGCGCCTGCGGGCTGCCGGTCCCGGACGCCGCCGTTATCGAGCTGGCTGAGGGCTTCGGTTTGAGCGAGCCGGACCCGGAGATCCAGGACCTTCTCCGCGCCAGCGTCGGCCTCAACTTCGGCCTGCGCTACGTCCCCGGCGCGCTCGCCTTCGACCCCATAGTCGACGGCCCCCTGGTCGATGACCTGTTCGCGAGCGCCATCGTATGGTTCGACGCCCTGATCATGAACGTCGACCGCACACCCCGGAACCCGAACCTGCTCGTGGAAGACGGCCGCGTCTGGCTGATCGACCACGGTGCATCCCTCTACTTCCACCACCAGCCGGGGGACTGGCGGGCGCGCGCCGCCGACCGCTTCCCGCTGATCCGGGAGCACATCCTCCTCCCGCAAGCGACACGCTTGCTGGAGATCGATGAGGCCCTGCGGCCCAGGCTGACGGCGACGGCGCTGGCAGCCGTCCTGGCATCGGTGCCGGACGAGTGGCTGGGCCCGGGACCGGAGCGGGACCGGGCGGCATACGCCGGGTTCTTCTCGGACCGGCTCGAGAGGGAGAGAGGCTGGCTGGAGGAGGCGCTGCGTGCCAGGGAAGGCTGAATCCGCGCCCGCCGGCGACCACTGGTACGACTACGCCGTGCTGCGAGTAGTGCCGCACGTGGAGCGCGAGGAGTTCGTGAACGTCGGCGTGATCCTGTTCGCGCGCACATTGCGCTATCTCGGAGTGCGCATCGAGCTGGACGAGGCGCGTTTGCGGGCGCTGTGGCCGTCCCTGGACATCGCCTTCGTGAACGAGCACCTGCGGAGCTACGAGGCGGTCGTCGCTGGCGAAGCCGGCGCAGGCCCGATCGCGGCCCTGAGCCAGTCGGAGCGCTTTCACTGGCTGACATCGCCCCGGAGCACCATCATCCAGACATCCCCTGTGCATGTCGGGCGTTGCTCGGACCCGGAACGCGCGGTCGAGGAGCTAATGGACGAGCTGGTGCGGCCGCCGAAGCCGGCCTAGCAGGCCCGTGACGGGCGGATAATAAGGGACCGCGGTCCGCCTCCAGAGCTGCGGCTGCAGGCCCACAAGGCCCTTCCCTTTACGTTTACGTTCGCCTATGATCTCGAACGGTGTTCCCGGTCCGACGGGGCAGGTTCGCGCCGGGCGCCGTCACCCCGCCTCCGTCCGTAGTCGCAAAGCGCTGCGCGCGGCAGCGGCGGGTTGTCTCGCGATGCAAGTCACGTAGGAGGACTGTGGAATGGACCTGGGACTCAGCGAAGAACAGGAAATGCTGCGAAATGTGGCGAGGGACTTCCTCGAGAAGGAGTGTCCCGAGCAGCACGTCCGGGACATGGAAGAGGATGAGAAGGGCTACTCGCCTGAGCTCTGGAAGAAGATGGCGGAGCAGGGCTGGCAGGGCCTGATCATCCCCGAGGCCTATGGCGGCGCCGGCTTCGGCTTCATGGACCTGATCATCCTCATCGAGGAGTTCGGTCGGGCTCTCGTCCCGGGTCCCTTCATCCCCACCACCGTCGCGGCCATCGCCCTCCTCGAGGCCGGCAACGAAGAGCAGAAGAAGCAGTGGCTGCCGCGCATCGCCTCCGGCGAGCAGATCTGGACGCTTGCCTTCACGGAGCCCTCGGCCCGCTTCGACGCCGAGGGCGTGCAGTTGACCGCCAGGAAGGAAGGCAACGAGTACGTCCTCAACGGCACCAAGCTCTTCGTCCGAGACAGCCACGTTGCCGACAACATGGTGGTCGTCGCCCGCACCGGCGGTAGCGGCGAAGACGGCATCTCGCTGTTCGTGGTGGACGCCAAGGCGCCAGGCGTGACCCACACTCTCCTGCGCACTATCGCCTCCGACAAGCAGACCGAGATCAAGTTCGAGAACGTGCGCGTCCCGGCCGCGAACCTCCTCGGCGAGGAGGGCAAAGCCTGGCCCGTGTTCAAGAAGATCGCCAACAAGGCGACCGTCATCGAGTGCGCCTACCTGGTCGGACTGGCCCAGCAGGACTTCGAGATCACGATCAACTACGCGAAGGAGCGTGTGCAGTTCGGCCGGCCGATCGGCTCGTTCCAGGCTATCCAGCACAAGGCCGCCGACATGGTCACGGACGTCGACGGCTCCCGCTACATCATGTACAAGGCAGCCTGGGCAGTCGCCGAGGACGAGCCTGACGCGGACGAGCAGGTCCACATGGCTAAGGCATGGATCAGCGAGGCAAGCCGCCGCGTGGTCGCCCACGGCCAGCAGATCCACGGTGGTATCGGCTTCACCAAGGACTACAAGATCCAGCTCTACTTCCGCCGCCAGAAGGCCGCCGAGCTGGCGTGGGGTGACGCGGACTTCCACCGCGAGCTCGTCGCCCAGGGGATGGGGATCTAGCGACTCGGCCTTCGAATTCGGAGGTCAATCGTCAGAGAGGGCCGGACCGGTGTCCGGCCCTCTGTTCTTGCCCAGTGATGAGCCGGCCCTCGTCCGGGCGGTCGACTGGCCGCTGCTATACTCCGGCATACCGCAAGCCGGAGGAGTGATATGAGCGAACCCGACGTGATCCGCGAGCTTACTGATGACGGCGTCCTGGTGCTCACCCTGAACCGGCCGGACACCCTGAACTCACTCGGCGGCACGATGATCCCCGACCTGATCGCCGCCGCCGGCGAGACCAAGACCAACGACCGCATCCGGGCCATCGTCCTCACCGGGAAGGGCAGGGGCTTCTGCTCCGGGGCCACGATCGTTGGCGACAGCACGACCACGATCCAGGGCGATGCACCCTTGTCGCGGCGCTCCAGTACCGTCAACAAGCTCGGCGTCATCACGGACCTGGTCCTTGCCCTGTTCGAGTCGGACGTGCCGGTCATCGGCGCCATCAACGGCTTCGCGGTCGGCGGCGGCTTCGGCCTCGCCCTGTGTTGCGACGTGCGCATCGCTTCGGACCAGGCCCGCATGGGGCCTATTTTCATCAAGCGCGGGCTCTCGCTGGACTGCGGCGCCAGCTTCTGGCTGCCGCGCATCGTGGGGGTGGCCAAGGCATACGAGCTCGCGTACTCGGGGGAGCCGCTCCCTGCCGACGAGCTCCTCAGGCTAGGGCTGGTCAACAAAGTCGTACCCCACGAATCGCTTATGGACGAAGCGATGGCGCTGGCACGGGCGATCGCCTCCGGGCCGGCGATCGCCTACACCTACACGCGCCGCCTGATCGCGCGCTCGCTGGACAACGACATCCGCGCTCAGCTAGAGCTTGAGGCCGGCTTCCAGACTGACGCGCTGGCCTCGCCGGACGGCCGCGAGGGCTTCCGCGCCTTC is a window from the Dehalococcoidia bacterium genome containing:
- a CDS encoding LCP family protein gives rise to the protein MATQVDQIFFPDGEINLGGLARLPGIDKAGDATEIGGSRINILVMGLDRRPIEGSTLTRSDTMFVMTIDPTTKTSRGLAMPRDLWVDIPTKSGGTFKERINTVLVYGETMGYPGGGPGLAKATVERLLKIKIHYYVIIDFEGFKKVIDGLGGIDVDVPTAVNDPFYSETERLGDFYPCVFSVGVHHMNGSDALCYARTRRNSDDRDRITRQQRIMLAVLEKASQLHLLAEPQNMVSLWKSYKNTIKTDISDLQIPGFARLAAGMDPDDLAFLSLGPATVGYTTPDGAAVLLPSEAGIEQIVKALYSNAYLEQESAVVEIQNGTDRQGFAQTVVRFLSSNRGDLPEKALTATNAAQPTYTRTEIIDFTGKTYTAGWIASRLDLKKTSVRPATPADAALRTVPNADIVVILGTDAKVDVSAVAGN
- the moaC gene encoding cyclic pyranopterin monophosphate synthase MoaC, whose product is MSEGRLSHIDDSGRARMVDVGAKDDTARVAVAAGRVLMQPSTLRLLMSGEIAKGNVLTTAQVAGIMAAKKTHELIPMCHPLLLTGISVDLEPREPESAIEITATVRTTGKTGVEMEALTAVSVAALTVYDMCKAVDRGIRIQDVRLLSKSGGKSGDWAAE
- the larA gene encoding nickel-dependent lactate racemase, whose product is MRVPLPFGRSQVEVEVPDTATVLRPRAVPPLADPEGAVRELLRSPTFGPPLRDLARGAGSAAIVISDVTRPVPNRLLLPALIEELNASGIPDAGITILNGTGLHRPNTEAELREMLGDLAESYRIVQHEARRRETLVEVGRSARGAPVELCRTYVEADLRIVTGFVEPHLFAGYSGGAKGVMPGVAGAEIVMSNHGAENLSHPRARWCVAAGNPVFDEMRAIAGLCPPHFLLNVTLDSERRITGAFAGDWRQAHDAAIEQAARQHTVAVPGPFDIVVVTNMGYPADLNLYQSVKGMSVAAEAVREGGSILLVAACEDGLGSDDYVRFLTGRESPEALLASILGAEAPRHDQWQVQVQAMVQRKAAVYLHSRLSREATEAAHLRYSANPSETLARLIADARSQGLPGSVLVLPHGQLTVPVIA
- a CDS encoding YibE/F family protein, whose translation is MSRPSLLARFSAAGVSVSLGMYTLIAAGMLALLVLIPAVAFETPEVAGREQTRKATVRRVLEERLQAGPRGTETYQRLELDLDGEPILIERSFLPRDALAIKPGPGDRVLVSRVDGPGGPAYFIEDYVREGGLWWLALAFGALVLVIGRRQGLAALFGMAISLAVILRFIIPGIVAGHDPVIISVAGAGAIMASSLYIAHGMNRKTTTALLGTMLGLAITAILARFSIELVALTGLADEESATLNIITEGGINPEGLLLAGIIIGALGVLDDVTIAQASSVYEIRAANPLLPAAELYRRAMNIGRDHIASTVNTLFLAYAGAALPLLIILSLQAEPAGVLLNREFLATEIARTLVGSIGILAAVPLTTALAALAARAGRAAGGGTARATSLAAD
- a CDS encoding SDR family NAD(P)-dependent oxidoreductase encodes the protein MYRERFRLDGKVAIVTGGGRGLGKQMALALAKHGAAVVVAARTQAQIDDVAKEIRDLGAKSLAVATDITDRRACFALIDAAVKEFGRLDVMMNNAGIGDRRPGPQDFLDYPFENWLYTFDVNLNGTYHCTQAAGKVMVEQGQGGSIINTSSGTALRGNRGNGAYGAAKAAVIALTKTTAINLAEYRIRANAIVPGFVAQSPPRSQEEHDQRLARGRYMPVRRLGEAWELGALAVYLASDASSYVTGQEFIIDGGGLAGGYATTGFAPVVGA
- a CDS encoding SDR family NAD(P)-dependent oxidoreductase, with product MTNFWSDAKLGPEAFDFSGRNVLVMGAGWSVGREVARAFAEAGADVAVTTASMDGDEVMAVRRLSKEIAGMGRRSAEYGVDMAIGTNVQVTIRQITKEFGDIDVLVTAPDMVLHKPADKTTDADWARVIAVNLGGVFYACRGVGKEMLSRELPPGRERNRGRIICIASALGIRGLANTAAYGAAKAGVHSLVRSLAQEWGDRAITVNGIAPAWLEDTPGLGDPTPEVNQLVRYIPYRRPGRADEVAPLALWLASDASGYVTGQVIAVDGGLLCHL
- a CDS encoding HipA family kinase encodes the protein MGLPRYAATRYVLPLREGGSLPAIVDTDEPGQFVVKFRGAGQGPRALVAEVIAAGLARACGLPVPDAAVIELAEGFGLSEPDPEIQDLLRASVGLNFGLRYVPGALAFDPIVDGPLVDDLFASAIVWFDALIMNVDRTPRNPNLLVEDGRVWLIDHGASLYFHHQPGDWRARAADRFPLIREHILLPQATRLLEIDEALRPRLTATALAAVLASVPDEWLGPGPERDRAAYAGFFSDRLERERGWLEEALRAREG
- a CDS encoding DUF3037 domain-containing protein — encoded protein: MPGKAESAPAGDHWYDYAVLRVVPHVEREEFVNVGVILFARTLRYLGVRIELDEARLRALWPSLDIAFVNEHLRSYEAVVAGEAGAGPIAALSQSERFHWLTSPRSTIIQTSPVHVGRCSDPERAVEELMDELVRPPKPA
- a CDS encoding acyl-CoA dehydrogenase family protein; translated protein: MDLGLSEEQEMLRNVARDFLEKECPEQHVRDMEEDEKGYSPELWKKMAEQGWQGLIIPEAYGGAGFGFMDLIILIEEFGRALVPGPFIPTTVAAIALLEAGNEEQKKQWLPRIASGEQIWTLAFTEPSARFDAEGVQLTARKEGNEYVLNGTKLFVRDSHVADNMVVVARTGGSGEDGISLFVVDAKAPGVTHTLLRTIASDKQTEIKFENVRVPAANLLGEEGKAWPVFKKIANKATVIECAYLVGLAQQDFEITINYAKERVQFGRPIGSFQAIQHKAADMVTDVDGSRYIMYKAAWAVAEDEPDADEQVHMAKAWISEASRRVVAHGQQIHGGIGFTKDYKIQLYFRRQKAAELAWGDADFHRELVAQGMGI
- a CDS encoding enoyl-CoA hydratase-related protein, yielding MSEPDVIRELTDDGVLVLTLNRPDTLNSLGGTMIPDLIAAAGETKTNDRIRAIVLTGKGRGFCSGATIVGDSTTTIQGDAPLSRRSSTVNKLGVITDLVLALFESDVPVIGAINGFAVGGGFGLALCCDVRIASDQARMGPIFIKRGLSLDCGASFWLPRIVGVAKAYELAYSGEPLPADELLRLGLVNKVVPHESLMDEAMALARAIASGPAIAYTYTRRLIARSLDNDIRAQLELEAGFQTDALASPDGREGFRAFAERRSPQFLR